A stretch of DNA from Deltaproteobacteria bacterium HGW-Deltaproteobacteria-6:
GTGGAAACCGTTCTGCTGATTGACGACGAACAGATGATTATTGATGTCGCCTCTAGAATGCTGGAGGAACTTGGCTACAAAGTTCTGTCCGCCACCAGCGGGAAACAGGGGATCGATATTTTTCATAACAGCACAGAAAAAATCGAGCTGGTCATTCTGGACATGATCATGCCCGGATTAAGCGGCAAAGAAGCTTTTGATATTCTTCGGCAGAAAAATCCCTCCGTAAAAGTTCTGCTTTCAAGCGGCTTCAGCCTGGACAACCAGGCAAAAGATATCATGACCGAAGGCTGCAAAGGCTTTATCCAGAAGC
This window harbors:
- a CDS encoding oxidoreductase, which gives rise to FSTKERGRNTGMGLASVYGIIKNHGGYVNVESKPGAGTSFMIYLPASDNQAEDELKIDSRIHKGVETVLLIDDEQMIIDVASRMLEELGYKVLSATSGKQGIDIFHNSTEKIELVILDMIMPGLSGKEAFDILRQKNPSVKVLLSSGFSLDNQAKDIMTEGCKGFIQKPFTMAELSRKLREILDNK